One window of the Meiothermus sp. CFH 77666 genome contains the following:
- a CDS encoding galactose oxidase-like domain-containing protein translates to MLLRGCAADWSERDGDSTHAFNYTQRFLTLSIQSRDTTSLTVAAPANANLAPPNFYMVSVINASGVPSVARIVRVGP, encoded by the coding sequence TTGCTTCTTCGTGGCTGCGCAGCCGATTGGTCTGAACGTGACGGCGATTCCACCCACGCCTTCAACTACACCCAGCGCTTCCTGACCCTCTCGATCCAGTCCAGAGATACCACCAGCCTGACCGTAGCCGCGCCGGCCAATGCCAACCTGGCACCGCCCAACTTCTACATGGTGTCTGTCATTAATGCCAGCGGGGTGCCCTCGGTGGCCCGGATCGTGCGGGTCGGCCCATAA
- a CDS encoding HAD family hydrolase encodes MKALIFDFDGTILDTESTEFQAWQEVYQQHGAELSLDYWLPFIGNNSLPFDPAGHLEKLLGRLLDKEGIEDWVGQRKQSLNQSLKPLPGVLDYLEAAQAMGLKLAVASSSRRAWVEGHLERLGLLPHFQVIRTKEDVALTKPDPALFLRAAEGLGVAPHETIVLEDSQNGVRAARSAGAFTVVIPNALTRHLDLSQAHLVLDCLCNLPLWDLLPMAREWGRARLPTVI; translated from the coding sequence ATGAAAGCTCTTATCTTCGACTTCGACGGCACCATCCTCGACACCGAAAGCACCGAGTTCCAGGCCTGGCAGGAGGTTTACCAGCAGCACGGAGCCGAGCTTTCGCTGGACTACTGGCTCCCCTTTATCGGCAACAACTCGCTTCCTTTCGACCCTGCGGGCCACCTGGAAAAGCTGCTGGGCAGGCTGCTGGACAAGGAGGGCATCGAAGACTGGGTGGGGCAGCGCAAACAATCCCTCAACCAGAGCCTGAAGCCCCTGCCGGGGGTGCTGGACTACCTCGAGGCCGCCCAGGCGATGGGCCTCAAGCTGGCCGTGGCAAGCAGCTCGAGGCGGGCCTGGGTGGAAGGACACCTGGAGCGGCTGGGGTTGCTACCGCACTTCCAGGTGATCCGCACCAAGGAAGATGTGGCCCTGACCAAGCCCGACCCGGCCCTCTTTTTGCGGGCTGCCGAGGGGCTCGGGGTAGCGCCCCACGAAACCATTGTGCTCGAGGACTCCCAGAACGGGGTACGGGCGGCCAGGTCGGCGGGGGCTTTTACGGTGGTCATCCCCAACGCCCTCACCCGGCACCTGGATTTGAGCCAGGCCCACCTGGTGCTGGACTGCCTTTGCAACCTGCCCCTTTGGGATCTGCTGCCCATGGCCCGGGAGTGGGGCCGCGCCCGGCTACCCACCGTTATTTAG
- a CDS encoding phosphate/phosphite/phosphonate ABC transporter substrate-binding protein: protein MKRNLLFLLALLVFGLSVGLAQNPVKIRIGFNPTQNSDQLRPAAQAIADYLERRFQGAIEVEIFIPTEYRGLIEAMRGGNLDFAFFPPDGYVIANQDVGAQVLLKSVRGTSPYYWSAIVVRKDSGIKSLQGLDGKSIAWVDKNSAAGYVFPRAAVVGAGLDPDKLFAKQTFAGRHDACVLAVLNKSVDACATFANDTRNKSGAWTQFLKPEEAAQLTAIFYSRPIPGDTFSVSKQFITKYPTLSRGIAAALQGIKTPENRLLFNLYRIDYMIPAQDSDYDVVRQARKVAGQ, encoded by the coding sequence ATGAAGCGTAACTTGCTTTTCCTTCTGGCCTTGCTGGTCTTTGGCCTGTCAGTGGGTTTGGCACAAAACCCGGTCAAAATTCGCATCGGCTTCAACCCCACCCAGAACTCCGACCAGCTTCGTCCGGCGGCCCAGGCCATTGCAGACTACCTGGAACGCCGCTTCCAGGGGGCCATCGAGGTAGAAATCTTCATCCCCACCGAGTACCGGGGTCTCATCGAGGCCATGCGCGGCGGCAACCTCGACTTCGCCTTCTTTCCGCCCGACGGCTACGTGATTGCCAACCAGGATGTGGGAGCTCAGGTGCTCCTCAAGAGCGTGCGCGGCACCAGCCCCTATTACTGGAGCGCCATTGTGGTGCGCAAGGACTCGGGCATCAAGAGCCTGCAGGGCCTGGACGGCAAGAGCATTGCCTGGGTAGACAAGAACTCGGCGGCAGGCTATGTCTTTCCCCGTGCGGCGGTGGTGGGGGCTGGCCTCGACCCGGATAAGCTTTTTGCCAAACAGACCTTTGCGGGTCGCCATGACGCTTGTGTACTGGCCGTGCTGAACAAATCGGTGGATGCCTGTGCTACCTTCGCCAACGACACCCGCAACAAAAGCGGCGCCTGGACGCAGTTCCTCAAACCCGAGGAAGCTGCCCAGCTGACGGCTATCTTCTACTCCAGGCCCATTCCGGGAGACACCTTCTCGGTCTCTAAGCAGTTCATAACCAAATACCCCACCCTTTCACGGGGTATTGCGGCGGCCTTGCAGGGTATCAAGACCCCCGAAAACAGGCTCCTGTTCAACCTTTACCGCATTGACTACATGATCCCTGCCCAGGACTCCGACTACGACGTGGTGCGGCAGGCCCGTAAAGTGGCCGGGCAGTAG
- the phnE gene encoding phosphonate ABC transporter, permease protein PhnE: protein MNELLLYALLGVLLAVLAGVAKGSMRRWIIGAGLALLVVFAAFPFSRARGFLSRDTVDPTLLALVPTLPLLLLIPLGVLLALLLARRGGQAAGLGGVLGGAATLAAAGWWYAKPVQIAKLYPVEGLIELLLALGVAGSVALLSFSRPKQRVPILIGAVVAGVLAFLWFHAPQGGGAYLPKSLGYYKLLFPTPPTTQQEIADAYNRALPELNAIRKELGQDELKPIRSLADLQGAIPQQASSEGYRLVQPATTQYGAFAVFFLAGLMLGAGLMQLRNASLQEPDDFRAGILIALVASFLIPAFDATEFDLNKLVVGWPFLQQFADKAWPPLLADPGAERYPLQEVLSQIAVTVQMALVGTFLAAVFAMPLSFLAARNVTSGTPLMRSVFYVTRLFLNVLRGVPTLIIALILVAAVGLGPFAGVMAIAIHSLTELGKLYSEAIENADKGPVEALESTGASGVNVVRWAILPQVLPLFVSYTIYNFEINFRSSLVLGLVGAGGIGYFINEKMASGQYDQMIVGVIAIVIVVNIIDFASSWLRSRLV, encoded by the coding sequence ATGAACGAGCTACTCCTTTACGCCCTGTTGGGGGTATTGCTGGCGGTGCTGGCGGGCGTGGCCAAGGGTTCCATGCGCCGCTGGATAATTGGCGCCGGGCTGGCCTTGCTGGTGGTCTTTGCGGCCTTCCCCTTCAGCCGGGCCCGGGGCTTTTTGAGCCGCGATACCGTAGACCCCACCCTGCTGGCCCTGGTGCCCACCCTTCCGCTGCTGCTCTTGATTCCGCTGGGGGTGCTGCTCGCGCTGCTGCTGGCCCGTCGGGGTGGGCAGGCGGCAGGGCTGGGCGGGGTGCTGGGCGGTGCCGCGACCCTTGCGGCCGCCGGTTGGTGGTACGCCAAGCCTGTGCAGATCGCTAAACTCTATCCGGTCGAGGGTCTGATTGAGCTGCTCTTGGCCCTGGGGGTGGCGGGCTCGGTAGCCCTGCTGTCCTTCAGTCGCCCAAAGCAGCGGGTTCCCATCCTGATCGGGGCGGTAGTGGCGGGGGTGCTGGCCTTCCTGTGGTTCCACGCGCCCCAGGGGGGTGGGGCCTACCTGCCCAAGAGCCTGGGCTATTACAAGCTGCTCTTTCCCACGCCGCCCACCACCCAGCAAGAAATCGCCGACGCCTACAACCGGGCGCTACCCGAACTCAACGCCATCCGCAAGGAACTGGGCCAGGACGAGCTGAAACCCATTCGGAGCCTGGCCGACCTGCAAGGGGCCATTCCGCAGCAAGCCTCGAGCGAAGGCTACCGCCTGGTGCAGCCGGCTACCACTCAGTACGGGGCTTTTGCGGTCTTTTTCCTGGCGGGGCTCATGCTGGGGGCCGGGCTCATGCAACTGCGCAACGCCAGCCTGCAAGAGCCCGACGACTTTCGCGCCGGCATCCTGATTGCCCTGGTGGCGAGCTTTCTGATTCCGGCTTTCGATGCCACCGAGTTCGATCTGAACAAGCTGGTGGTGGGCTGGCCCTTCTTGCAGCAGTTTGCCGACAAAGCCTGGCCCCCCCTGCTGGCCGACCCTGGCGCGGAGCGCTATCCCTTGCAGGAGGTCTTGAGCCAGATTGCGGTCACGGTGCAGATGGCCCTGGTAGGCACCTTTCTGGCCGCCGTTTTTGCCATGCCCCTCTCGTTTCTGGCGGCCCGCAACGTGACCTCGGGTACGCCCCTGATGCGCTCGGTGTTCTATGTGACCCGCCTCTTTTTGAACGTGCTGCGGGGGGTGCCTACCCTGATTATTGCCCTGATTTTGGTAGCAGCGGTGGGCCTGGGGCCTTTTGCCGGGGTGATGGCGATTGCCATCCACTCCCTCACCGAACTGGGCAAGCTGTACTCGGAGGCTATCGAGAACGCCGACAAGGGGCCCGTGGAGGCTCTCGAGTCCACCGGCGCCTCGGGTGTGAATGTGGTGCGCTGGGCCATTTTGCCCCAGGTTTTGCCACTCTTTGTGTCCTATACCATCTACAACTTCGAGATCAACTTCCGCTCCTCGCTGGTGCTGGGGCTGGTAGGGGCCGGCGGCATCGGCTACTTCATCAACGAAAAGATGGCCTCGGGGCAGTACGACCAGATGATCGTGGGAGTGATTGCGATTGTGATTGTGGTGAATATCATTGACTTTGCTTCTTCGTGGCTGCGCAGCCGATTGGTCTGA
- the phnC gene encoding phosphonate ABC transporter ATP-binding protein has translation MIEIRNLNQTFSTAKGPLKVLMDVNLDIPQGDFVAIIGRSGAGKSTFLRTLNGLLIPTTGSVVVNGTDITRLPKRELQKYRRTVGFIFQQFNLVNRLSTLDNVLHGRLGYLPTWRGLLGLYNEVDYRIAREQLQRVDLAAKENARVDSLSGGQQQRVAIARAMAQQPTLMLADEPAANLDPVLSEEVMRTLKRFNEQDRVTVVINIHALDLALKYAKRIIAFKRGRVVFDGLPAELSEDMVDDLYERKEMLA, from the coding sequence ATGATTGAAATACGCAACCTCAACCAGACCTTCAGTACCGCCAAGGGACCGCTCAAGGTGCTGATGGATGTGAACCTGGATATCCCCCAGGGCGATTTTGTGGCCATTATCGGACGCTCGGGGGCGGGCAAGAGCACCTTCCTGCGCACCCTGAATGGGCTCTTAATTCCCACCACTGGATCGGTAGTGGTGAATGGCACCGACATTACCAGGCTGCCCAAGCGCGAGTTGCAAAAGTACCGCCGCACCGTGGGCTTTATCTTTCAGCAGTTCAACCTGGTCAACCGCCTGAGCACCCTGGACAACGTTCTGCATGGCCGCCTGGGCTACCTCCCGACCTGGCGCGGTTTGCTGGGCCTTTACAACGAAGTGGATTATCGGATTGCTCGAGAGCAGCTTCAGCGCGTGGACCTGGCGGCCAAGGAAAACGCTCGAGTGGACTCGCTCTCGGGAGGACAGCAACAACGGGTGGCCATTGCCCGGGCCATGGCCCAGCAACCCACCCTGATGCTGGCCGACGAGCCCGCCGCCAACCTCGATCCGGTTTTGTCGGAGGAGGTGATGCGTACCCTCAAGCGCTTCAACGAGCAGGACAGGGTAACGGTGGTGATTAACATTCACGCCCTCGACCTGGCCCTCAAATACGCCAAACGCATTATTGCCTTCAAGCGGGGGCGGGTGGTGTTCGATGGACTGCCCGCAGAGCTTTCCGAGGACATGGTGGACGACCTCTACGAACGCAAGGAGATGCTGGCATGA
- a CDS encoding acetyl-CoA carboxylase carboxyltransferase subunit alpha, with protein MPLEFEKPIEELEAKIAELEGFAASSGVDLSGELQVLRERLAQLKSETFDNLSRWERVQLARAPGRPTTLDVIGGIMTDFVELSGDRTFGEDAAVVGGLARLEGTSVVVVGHQKGRDTKENIKRNFAMPHPEGYRKAMRLMDLADRFGRPFIAFIDTPGAYPGISAEERGQAWVIAQSIQRMARLRVPAIAIILGEGGSGGALAIGVGNRVLILENAWYSVISPESCAAILWRDAKEAAKAAEALKLSAPDLLSLGIVDRIIPEPGGGAHRNPAATLANIKQALLASLAELRSLGPEELFEDRYRRFRGLGRYQT; from the coding sequence ATGCCGCTTGAGTTTGAAAAGCCCATCGAAGAGCTCGAGGCCAAAATTGCCGAGCTCGAGGGGTTCGCCGCCAGCAGCGGGGTAGACCTCTCGGGGGAGCTACAAGTCCTGCGCGAGCGCCTCGCTCAACTCAAATCGGAAACCTTCGATAACCTCTCGCGCTGGGAGCGGGTGCAACTGGCCCGGGCCCCTGGCCGCCCCACCACCCTGGACGTCATCGGCGGCATCATGACCGATTTTGTCGAACTATCGGGAGATCGCACCTTTGGTGAGGATGCCGCCGTGGTAGGGGGGCTGGCCCGCCTGGAAGGCACCTCCGTGGTGGTGGTAGGCCACCAGAAGGGCCGCGACACCAAGGAAAACATCAAACGCAACTTCGCCATGCCCCATCCCGAGGGCTACCGTAAGGCCATGCGCCTGATGGATCTGGCCGACCGCTTTGGCCGCCCTTTTATCGCCTTTATTGATACCCCCGGTGCATACCCCGGCATCTCCGCAGAGGAGCGTGGCCAGGCCTGGGTGATTGCCCAGAGCATCCAGCGCATGGCCCGCCTTCGGGTGCCGGCCATTGCGATCATTCTGGGCGAAGGAGGTTCGGGGGGCGCCCTGGCCATCGGGGTGGGCAACCGCGTGCTGATTCTGGAAAACGCCTGGTACTCGGTGATCTCCCCCGAATCCTGCGCGGCCATCCTGTGGCGCGACGCCAAAGAGGCCGCCAAAGCTGCCGAAGCCCTCAAACTCTCGGCCCCCGACCTTCTGAGCCTCGGCATCGTAGACCGCATCATCCCCGAACCCGGCGGCGGCGCCCACCGCAACCCCGCCGCCACCCTGGCCAACATCAAGCAAGCCCTGCTGGCCTCGCTGGCGGAACTCAGGAGCCTCGGCCCGGAAGAGCTGTTCGAAGACCGTTACCGGCGTTTCAGGGGCTTAGGGCGCTACCAGACCTGA